Sequence from the Mycobacterium florentinum genome:
AGACGCAGAAGGAGTTCCTGCTGCGCCAGCAACTCGCCGCCATCCGCAAGGAACTGGGTGACGGCGAACCCGACGGATCCGACGACTACCGGGCCCGGGTGGAGGCCGCCGAACTGCCCGAGAAGGTGCGCGAGGCCGCGCTGCGCGAGGTCGGCAAGCTGGAACGGGCCAGCGACCAGGGCCCGGAGAGCGGCTGGATCCGGACCTGGCTGGACACCGTGCTCGACCTGCCGTGGAACGTGCGGACCGAGGACTCGACGGACCTGAAGGCCGCGCGGGAAGTCCTGGACGCCGACCACCACGGGCTCGACGACGTCAAGGACCGCATCGTGGAATATCTGGCCGTGCGTAGCCGACGCGCCCAGCGCGGGCTGCAGATCGTCGGCGGCCGCGGCTCCGGCGCGGTGATGGTGCTGGCCGGGCCTCCCGGTGTCGGCAAGACGTCGCTGGGCGAGAGCGTCGCCCGGGCGCTGGGCCGCAAGTTCGTGCGCGTCGCGCTGGGCGGCGTTCGCGACGAGGCCGAGATCCGTGGGCACCGGCGCACCTACGTGGGTGCGTTGCCCGGCCGTATCGTGCGCGCGATCGGCGAGGCGGGATCGATGAATCCGGTTGTGCTGCTGGACGAAATCGACAAGGTCGGTTCCGACTATCGCGGCGATCCTTCGGCTGCCTTGCTGGAGGTCCTGGACCCGGCGCAGAACCACACGTTCCGCGACCACTACTTGGATCTGGACCTCGACCTGTCCGACGTCGTGTTCCTGGCCACCGCCAACGTGATCGAGAACATCCCGTCGGCGCTGCTGGACCGCATGGAGTTGGTGCAGATCGACGGCTACACCGAAGACGACAAGGTCGCCATCGCCCGCGAATACCTGCTGCCCCGGCAGCGGGAGCGGGCGGCGCTGACCGCCGACGAGGTGACGGTGACCGACGACGCGCTGCGCAAGATCGCCGCCGACTACACCCGGGAGCCGGGGGTTCGGCAGTTCGAGCGGTTGCTGGCCAAGGCGCTGCGCAAGGTGACCACGAAGATCGCCGACGAACCGGTGGTCATCGATGAGCCCGATCTGGTCGATTACCTTGGCCGGCCACGGTTTACGCCCGAGTCGGCCGAGCGTACGGCGGTGCCCGGTGTTGCCACCGGGCTGGCCGTCACGGGCCTGGGCGGCGATGTGCTCTACATCGAAGCCGGGGCGACCGACGGCGAGCCCGGGTTGCAGCTGACCGGTCAATTGGGCGACGTGATGAAGGAGTCGGCGCAAATCGCACTGTCCTTCGTCCGTTCGCACGCCGCGGAGCTCGGCGTCGACCCGAAGGCGCTGGACCGGCGCATCCACGTGCACGTGCCCGCGGGCGCGGTGCCCAAGGATGGCCCGTCGGCCGGTGTCACGATGGTGACCGCGCTGGTGTCGATGGCGACCGGACGTCAGGTTCGCTCCGACGTCGGCATGACCGGTGAGGTCACGCTGAACGGCCGGGTGCTGCCGATCGGCGGTGTCAAGCAGAAGCTGCTGGCCGCCCAACGGGCCGGCCTGTCAACGGTTTTCATCCCGCAGCGAAACGAGCCGGACCTGGACGACGTCCCGGCCGAGGTGCTCGACGCGCTGACGGTCAAACCGATGACGGACGTCGCGGAAATCGTCGCGCAGGCTCTCGAACCGGCGGCGCAGACGGCCACCGTCGCCGCCTGAGAGGACCTCGGACGCCGCGCCTCATTAGCAGTGTCGCGCGGCCTCCTGCACCAGCTGCACTCGGGAGGACAGACCCAGTTTCGTGTACACGTGCGACAGGTGGGCTTGAACTGTACGCGGGGAGACGAACAGTCGTGCGGCGATGTCCTTGTTGCCCAGGCCGTCGCAGACCAACCGCACGACGTCAAGTTCGGCCGGAGTCAGCGATGGCCAGCCGTTGTCCGGTCGCAGTCGCGGGCCACGGGCTCGGGTCGCGTAGGTGATGGCTTCATCGATGCTCAGCGCTTCGCCGTCGGCCCACGCAGAGTCGAACTCGCTGGACGGTAGTTTTTCCCGCAGGGTGGCGAGCAGGCTGTGGTAGCCGGCGTCGTGGATTGCGAAGCGCACCATCCCCCGGCTGCGCCGGATCGCTGCGGCCGCTCCCAGCGACCGCACGGCGTCGGCGCGGGCGCCTTGATCGCTGACGGCTGCGGCCAAACATTCGAGGGCGTCAGGCACATGCAGATATGTCCCGCAGTCAACAGCAAGCGAAAGCGCTTGCCGCACATCCTGATCTGCCGCCCCGGAGCGACCGTCTAGCAGTGCTGCACGGGCACGCACAATCAGCGCGTAGGCCAGGTGCCAGCCTCCGGTCACCGAGATCGCCTCGTCGGCCCAGGAGCGCGCCGCCACGACATCACCGGTAGCCAGCGCCGCCTCGGCGCTGCGAGCCCGCTGATTGGCCGCGAGAACTTCCTGCGGACTCTGCTGTTGTCGGCTCGCCTCGCTCGCTATGAGACCCGCCGCGGCGTCTCCTGCCGCCAGTTCGGCTGTAGACAGCGCGGAGTGGCCGATTCCCTGCAGAGACCCACCGATATCAGTCTCGGCGGCGATTCCGGCGTGCGACGCCGCGCGCGCCTCCCTGACCTGGCCGGCCCAGGCCAGCGCGGAGCCGAGACCGTGCAGACAGGCCGGCAGCAGAAACAGCGCCCGAGCCCTCTCCACGTCGGCGAGCACCGCACGGAAGTGGGCGATCGCTCCTGGGACGTCAGCAGCCATCAGCTGTCCCCAGCCGATGCCCAACCGGCACTCCAGCGAGTCGAACACGTCACCGATCGCCTCAGCGATGTCGCGTCCCTGCTCGGCCGCGGCGCGCCCCCCGCGAGCGTCGCCGGCGCTGATCGCCGCATAGCCCTGCCACGCATAGATCTGGCTGAGCCGCCAGGAGTCACCGAGTTCTCGGGCGATGCGGCCGGCCTCCTCGAAGCAGGCCCGGGCGACCGGCCCGCTGACCGAGCTGTACCCCGCGATCAACCCGCAGGCCGTCAGCGCCCGTGCCAGCAGGGCCGGGTCATTGACCTCACGCGCGATCGCCAGCGCCTGCTCCGCACGTTGCGTGCTGTCGGCGGCCCCGAGCCAGGTGCCCAATGCCGCGCCATCGGCCAGAGCTCGCGCCCATATCGCGCTGTCGATCACTGCCTCATCGCCGGGAGCCACCTCGGCGAAAACGGTGTCGAACCAGGCCTGGCCCTCTCGGATACGCAGGCGCGATCGCCACAGCGGGACCAGGGCGGACGCCAATGTCAACGCCTGCGCGACGTCGTTTGTCTCCAGACACCAGCCCAACGCGGCGCGCAGGTTGTCCATCTCGAGCTCGGCTTGGTCAAGAAGCTGTTCGTAGTCAGTGCGCTGTGGTGTATCGAGCACGGTGGCCATCGCCAGGTAATAATCCCGGTGGCGGCCGTGTACGGTGTCACCTTCTCCGGACGCGCCGAGTTTCGACTGGGCATATTGGCGGATAGTCTCCAGCAACCGGTAGCGCGTTCCGCGCCGTCCTTCCTCCACCACCACCAGCGATTTGTCGACCAACAACGTCAGCTCATCGAGGATGTGGAAGCGCGGGGCGTTTTCGCCCCCGCATACCAAACATGCTGCCTCCAAATCGAATCCACCCGCGAACACCGAGGTGCGATGAAACAGTGTTCTTCCCTCATCGGTCAGCAAGGTGTGCGACCAATCGACGGAGGCAAGTAACGTTTGCTGGCGGCGTACCGCCGTCCGGGAGCCACCTGTCAGCAAACGGAAGCGATCGTTGAGGCCCTCAACGATCTCCGACAATGACAACGCGCGCACCCGCGCCGCGGCCAGTTCGATGGCCAGGGGAAGACCGTCGAGGCGACGGCACAGCTCGCGCACCGCGCCGACATTGTCCTCGGTGATACGGAATTCTGGACGGGCATGTCGCGCGCGATCGGCGAACAAGGCGACAGCATCGTCGTTGACGGACAGTGATGGCACTCGCCAGCTCACCTCACCGGCCACACCGATCGGTTCTCGACTCGTGGCCATTACCTTGAGATGTGGGCAACGAGCGAGCAGTTCGATGAAGACCGCGGCGGTCCCGTCGAGCAGGTGCTCGCAATTGTCGACCACCATCAGTGAGGCACGATCGCCGACAAAGCGCACGATGTTGTCAAGCGTCGAGCGTCCGGGCTGATCGGACAGGCCCAGCGCCAGCGCGATCGTCACCGCGATCACGTCGGGGTGCGGGATCGGCGCCAGATCGACCCACCAGACGCCGCCGGCGAGCTCGGCGTGCGTCGTCGTCGCCAGCTGGAGCGCGAGCCGAGTCTTCCCGGCCCCACCTGTCCCGGTCAGCGTCAGCAAACGATTGTCCGCCAATATGTTTCTCAGCTCAGCTAGCTCATCGCGCCGCCCCACGAAGTTGGTCAAGTGAACGGGAAGCCTGCCGGCCGCAGCGTCGTTGTCCACGCGCAACGGCGGAAACTCGGCACCCACGTCGGGATGACACAGCTGCACTACTCGGTCGGCGCGCGCCAAACCGCGCAACCGGTGCGTTCCCAATTCGGTCATCCAAGCGTCAGGCGGCAGGTTGTCGGCCGCTAGTTCCGCGGCCGCACCCGACAGCACGGTCTGCCCGCCATGTGCGAGATCGCGCAGCCTCGCTGCCTTGTTGATGGTGGTTCCGATGTAGCCGCCCTCGTCGCGCAGTTGCACATCTCCGGTGTGCACTCCGATGCGCAGCTTGATCGGCGCCAGCGGCGCCCGCTGTATATCCAAAGCGCACGCGACGGCGTCGCCGGCGCGGCGGAACGCCAGGACAAAGCTGTCGCCCTCGCCTTGCTCGATCGGCCGCACACCGCGGTGCTCGGCGACAATCCGGCCCAGCACCTCATCGAGTCGGGCGACGGCGCCGGCCATCTCATCGGGAGCGGCTTGCCACAATTGGGTCGAACCCTCGACGTCAGCCAGCAGCAGCGTCACTGTTCCCGTAGGCAACACCTCGGGCACGCTCAGGTCGCTTTCGTCGGTTTCGCTCATGCTAGCCACCATCTACCGAGCGGCAATCTCACGTCATCAGCCAAATCGCTGACGCACGCTCGTCACGCATTCGGGGTGCGAATAGGCAATTAGGCCGATGACCCAGCCGATGTCGCGCCGGATAGTCGATGCCGACCCTACTCCGAGGAGCAACCTGATGACCGCACACGCTTTGCCAGCCATCAACGACGTGGCGCTTCCGACCATCGCCTACGATGACGCCCGCTGCATCGACGATGTCCACGAGGCGATTCGGCAGGCCCGCGAACAGGGCCCATTCGCACTGGGCCCGTTGGGTCCCGAAGTCCTCACTTACGACCTGGTGCGCACGGTCCTGCGTGATTCCCGCTTCGCCATGCCCCGCGGCCTTGCCTTGGCTGTCCAGGGGATCACCTCCGGACCGGCGTGGGACCGGGCGTGCCGACTGATCGTCAGCATGGATGGCGCGGAGCACCGTCGCTTGCGCCGACTCGTCTCGCGCGCCTTCACACCCCGCGCGGCCGAGCGGCTGCGACAAGCTTCTAGCGACGTCATTATCGAGCTGGTCGCAAAGCAGCGCGAAGCGGGGCGCTGCGACATCGTCGCCGACATCGCCCGCTCCTACCCGGTGCCCATCATCTGCGCGCTGCTCGGGGCACCGCGCTCCGACTGGCAGCTGTTCTCTCGGTGGGCGGATCAGATCGGTCACGTCTTCGGTGGGGAGGTCGCGCAGCACACGACGGCAATCCTGACGGCCTGGGACGAGTTCGACGAATACCTGAACGACTTGATCGCCCGGCGCCGCCACGATCTGTCCGATGACGTGATCTCTGACCTGATCCGAGCCGAGGACGAAGGCGATCGCCTTACGCACGAGGAACTCATCAGCCTGGCTCTGATCCTGCTCAACGGTGGAACCGACACCACTCGCAATCAGTTGGCCGCCGCCGTGCAGGCATTCTGCGATCATCCTGATCAATGGGACCTGCTCGCGCGGCACGCCGAGCTGGCGCCGCGCGCGGTCGAGGAAGTGATGCGCCACTCGCCGGTGATCTTGAAAACCCTACGCATCGCCGTCGAAGATGTGCCCCTTGGCGGCATCGTAATCCCCTCCGGAACACCGCTTTTCGCCAACACCGCCGCAGCTAATCGCGACCCCGCCTGGTACGACAGACCAGAGTGTCTGGACATCACCCGCGACGCCGCACCCGCGATGTTGACCTTCGGCGGCGGCAGTCATTTTTGCCTCGGCGCCCACCTGGCACGTGTCGAGCTCGCCGAAGCGCTCACCGTGATGACTCAGATGCTCAGCCGCCCGCGTCTCGCCGCGGATGCTCCCTGGAAGCCGATCAGCGGAATCTCCGGCCCCCGCAGACTCATCGTCGACTACACCTCGCGGCCAAGTCCGGGGTAGCCCCGTTCTGACGTGGATGCTGCAGAATCGGGGATATGAGCGGACTCCGCGATCTCAAACGGCAGGTAGTACATCGCGTTCAACGGCGGGTGGTCAATCCGGTGGGCCGGCAATTGCCGGTGACCATGCTCGAAACGACTGGTCGCAAGAGTGGGCAGCCACGCCACACCCCGGTCGGCGGACGCCTGGTGGACGACAAGTTCTGGATGGTCTCCGAACACGGCGAGCACTCGGACTACGTCCGCAATATCAAGGCGAACCCCAGTGTGCGACTGCGCCTCGGGGGCGAATGGCGCAGAGGAACCGCTCACCCGCTGCCCGACGACGACGCTGTGCAGCGGCTGGGCAATCTCCCGCGGCTCAACAGCGCCATGGTGCGCTTGATGGGCAGCGAACTGCTGACCATCCGGGTCGATCTGGACTGACCCGGCCACCGATGTCGGTGCCGACGATTAGCGTCGACGCATGGCATATGACCTCGATCTCGCCAACCGGATCCGCGAGTTGCTGGCGCGGCAGCGCGGTGTCGACGAGAAGTCGATGTTCGGCGGGCTCGCGTTTCTCATCGGCGGAAACATGGCGGTCGCGGCCAGCGGCAAGGGTGGACTGATGGTGCGGGTGCCGCCCGAAGACACCGCCAAGCTGCTGGATCGCCCGCACGTCAGCCCGATGGTGATGGCCGGCCGCGAGACCCGGGGCTGGTTGCGGGTCGACGCCGAGGGCGTGAAAACCAAACGCCAGCTTGAGAGTTGGGTTTCCCGCGGCGTCGGATACGCAAGCAGCCTGCCACCGAAGTAGCGTTTGCCGGCGCACGTCTCGGGTACGCGCGAGTAGGGTGGAAAACGCGACACGAACGGAGCAACGATCATGGCCGGTTCGACTACATTCGTCATCGTCGGCGGCGGGCTCGCCGGGGCCAAAGCAGCAGAAGCTCTGCGCGACAACGGTTTTGACGGGCACATTGTACTGTTTGCCGATGAGGAGCATTTGCCCTACGAGCGACCACCGCTTTCCAAAGAGTATCTCGCGGGAAAGAAGTCGCTGACCGACTTCACCGTGCACACCTCGGACTGGTACTCCGGCCACGACGTCGACCTGCGGCTCGGGTCACGAGTGTGCAGCCTGGACACCTCAGCACACACTGTTGGACTGCGCGACGGCGCCACCGTGCGCTACGACAAGGTGCTGCTGGCGACCGGCTCGGCGTCGCGGCGCCCACCGATCCCCGGATGTGACGCCGACGGGGTCCACTACCTGCGCAGCTACGACGACGCCGCGCTGCTGAATTCGGTTCTGGCCGAAGGGTCTTCGCTCGCGGTGGTGGGCGCGGGGTGGATCGGGCTCGAGGTGAGCGCCGCCGCCCGCCAGCGCGGCGTCGAGGTGACCGTCGTCGAGGCCGCCAAACAACCACTGCTGGCGGCGCTCGGCGAAACGGTCGGCGAGGTATTCGCCAAGCTGCATCGCGACCACGGCGTCGACTTGCGGCTGCAAGCACAGGTCGAGGAGATCACCGCGACGGACGGAACCGCGACCGGCCTGCGGCTGCGCGACGGCTCGACGGTCGCGGCCGATGCCGTGTTGGTGGCCGTCGGTGCCAAGGCGAACGTCGAACTCGCCGAGCAGGCCGGGCTGTCCATGGGAGACGGCGGCGTCCTCGTCGATTCGTCGCTGCGTACCAGCGATCCCGACGTCTTCGCGGTCGGCGACATCGCGGCCGCCGAGCACCCGTTCTACAACACCCGCATCCGCACCGAACACTGGGCCAATGCGCTCAAACAACCCGTGGTGGCGGCAGCCGGAATGCTAGGCACGCCAGGTGAATACGCGGAGCTGCCCTATTTCTTCACCGACCAGTACGACCTCGGCATGGAGTACGCCGGGCACGCACCCAGCTTCGAGCAAGTGGTCTTGCGCGGCGACGTCGCCGGGCGCGAGTTCGTCGCGTTCTGGCTCGATGGCGAGAATCGGGTGCTGGCCGGAATGAACGTCAACATCTGGGATGTGCTCGACGACGTCAAAGCCCTGATCCGATCCAGGTCCGCCGCCGACCCCGGCAAACTGGCCGACCCGCGGTCAGCCCTCGCTGATCTCCTGGGCTGACGTGTGCTCGACCGGCACCCAGCCGTGGTCGATGACTTCCGGCGGGTGCTGGACCTGCAGGCGCTCACGTTCGGCGCGGCGGCGTTTGATCCGCAGCCGGGCATCGGCCGGCATCGTGACCAGCTCGTCGCAGGTCAGGTAGTGCACGTCGTCGACGACATCGATCAGGTCGGCCTCGACCCGACGGGATCCCAGCTCGCGCAACGTCATTCGAAGCTCATGGGTGAACCGGAGAGTGGCGTCGTGGGCGAGTTCGCGCGAAACGCGGGCGTTGGTGGCGATTCGTCGGACCAGCGTCGCGGGCGGCTTCGGCTCGGCGGGCTCACCGGCCTTGTCAGCGGCCACGGTCAACAGCATCGCCGGGTCGTCGCTGAAGACCCGGCTGGCGAGCTCCCCTTCCCCGGGTCCGCGGTGCCCGATCTCGGCGATCGCGGCATCCAACAGGGCGGCGGTGGCGGGCGACAGCGCACGAATGCTGGCGACGTTGCCTTCCTGGGCCATCGCCCGCAACGTCGGGTCGGCACGTAGCGCCGCCGTCAGCTCGGCGGTCTCGTCGGCGACGCGGTCGCTTTGCATGATCGCGCTTACTCCGGGCACCCGGGAGCCCGCCGCGGTGTGCTCCAGCGCAGCCGCGGTGACACCGGAGTCGATCAACCACAGCGCGGTGAGAATCCAGCCCTGGTGAATTCGGTCCCGCAGCAACCGGACTCGCACTCCGAGGCCCGCGTCGGGCACCAGGCCCAGTTGCGTGGCGTCCCAATGCTCGGCAGTCGCTGCGGTGCGATACGCCCGCGTATCGGCCTTGAGATGACGCATCAGGGCCAGCGATCGTGTGGTGGCGACCGCCTTGGCGACCGACCCGAGCGCTCCGGCCGCGAGCCGGGGCTGACCGAACGGCAGCACGTCGCCGACCTGCGGCTGATCGACCAGGGCACGCTGAACCAGCGCCTTGCCGTCCCAGCCGAGCAGCTGGCCGGCGGCGACCACGTTGGACGACACCCCGACATAGGGCCGGTGGCCGAACACCGCGATGGCCCGACTGCCCCACTCGTCATCCACCACACCGCCCAGCGCCAGCGCCTGACCCATCACCCTGCTGGCAGTGCGCAACCCGCTCAGCTGGACATCCAGGGTTATCGGCGTCAGGGGCCCGGGCAGCGCCTGGGTGAGGCCGTCGGTGGCGAAGACCGGGAACCGTGGGTCGATGCGGTCGTCGAACTCACCCTCGATGCCCTCCGGCGCGGCGCTGCGTAACTCGTCGGACCTCGCGGGGCGCGGCACGACTTCCACGGGAAGGGCCATCTGCACACCGTGGCTGATCGCACCGTCGGCACCGAGTCTGCGGCCGACGAGTCCGCGCGCGGTGTCGGCGACCGCGTCGAACGCCGGCCAGCCGAACTCGAACATCCAATCCTCTTGTGCGGAAACGATATCCATGGCCGGAATCAGTTTGGTCCAGCTGCGAATCCGATGGTTTCGAGACCGGGGGTCGACGGCCCGCAACAGCCGCCACGCGGTCACCACATTGGTGGTGTCCGGGGTGGCCAGATCCACCACCCCGGTGCGGTCGGTATTCAGTGCCAGAACCAGGAAGCGCACCAGGTCGTCGAGGTGCAGCACCCGCACCGGCTGCGCCGAGACCTTGGCGCGCAGCAGGGAGGCCACGGTGCGGCACACCATCCAGTCGAGCTGGCGGCCAACCGGTGGCGCGATCCGGATGATCAGGATCGGCCCCAGGCTGCTGGACACCAGGTCCTCGGCCGGTTCGTACACCTGCGGGGAGCCCGCGGCCTGGGATACGAACAGCAAGCGAGCGCCGGCGCGCCCGGCCGCATGCGTCACATGCGCCACACCGTTGATGCCCGCGCTGCCGGGTGCCCCGGTTTCGACCGGGGCCAGATGAATCACCGCGTCGGCTTCGTCGGCCAGTTCTTGCAGGATGGGGTCGCTCAGCGATGCGCGGACGAACTCGACCGCCGGGTCCAGCCGGGCGTCGGGATACTCAGAAATGCCGGTGACCGAATGCCCGGCAGCAATCAGCTGCCGTGCAACCAGCCGCCCGACGGTGCCGGTGGCGTCGGTAACCAGGATGTGCACCTGGGCTCACCTCCCCCAACGTCCCCTCCGACAATATGCGCGCCACTATCGCTGCGCGACTGTAACGGCGATAACAGTGCTGTTGGCCTGGTCTTTTATTCCGGCCGGGCTACCGTAGCGTGGCGGTGCCGTCCGCGGTGACGGCAACCTTGGCGCCACCGATGTCTCCACGAACGGTGGCCTGCGCCGAGTCGGGATCGGCGATGACCGCCAGTGCCCGGGACCCGTCAGGCGTGCGCACAGCAACGAAAGCCTTTTCAGGTTGCCCGTCGCGGTCGAACGGCGTCGTCCACGCTTCGACGGTACCGACGCCTTCCCATTGCACCAGCCCGTCGCGGACCGGTTCCCGTTCCACCACGGATTGGGTATTCTCCCAACGGAATTCGGTCGGTGGCTCGCTGCTGTAGACCCCGAAGCTGTGCTTGGTCAGGTAGCCGCCGTTGGCGGTGATCAGGGCACGTCGTCCGGGATTGGCCACCAGCAGCTCGGCCACGGTGGCAATCGAGTGCATCACGTAGTTGCTCCACGGGCCGCCGGCGAACGTCAGCCCACCGGTGACGGTCAGCGGGCGCGCGGGGTCGTCGGTGCTCAATCCCAACTCGGCGGCCGCCACCTGAACGGCGGACGGAAAGCACGAGTACAGATCGACGTAGTCGACGTCGTCGATGCCCAGGCCGGCGAGCTCCAGCGCCCGCGCACCGGCGATCCGGATGGCAGCAGACCGGTGCAGTTCGTCGCGATCGGCGATCGACGGGGTGTCGTAGGCGTCGGTGCCGGCGTGCGGATAGATCCACTGGTCGGTGGGGACCTGCAGGCGCTGGGCCTGCTCGACCGAGGTCAGGATCAGCGCGGCGCCCTGATCGACCATGTTGTTGGAGTTCATCAGCTTGGTATAGGGCCAGCTGATCATCCGGTTCTGCGGGCCGGGCTGCGAGATCTCGGCCGCCGTGGACGGCTTGTGGATCCAGGCATGCGGATTACCGACCGCGACGGCGTTGAACCGCGCCCACAGCTCGCCCACGCGGTCGCGGTGGTCCTCGATGGACTCGCCGTTCGCGATGCGAAGCGCCTGCTCGAACAGCGGGTAGACGTAGGCCGGCCGGTCCAGCTTGATCCTGATCTCGGCGTCCCCGGCCATCGGCACGTCCTCGCCGCTGACCTGCGCCATCGGCACGGATTCGTCCTGAGCCGTCCATTCGAGCCGGCCGCCCTTGGCCTTCAGTCCCCGCCGGGTGCGCCAGGTTTCGGCGCCGGTGAGCAGCACCACGCCGGCGTGGCCCTGCTGGATGTCCAGGCAGGCCTGGTTGAGCAGCGTCTGCGGCACGTTGCCGCCGACCGGGCTGTACAGCGTCGTGAATTTCTGGGCGCCGATCCGCTCGCCGACCAGCAACCCGGCGTCGCGGTAGGTCGCCGATAGGACGTTCACCACCCGGATGGCGTCAACGGCCTCGAGGACCTGGGCGTCGGCGGCTTCGGAGGCCGCGGCGACCATCAGGTCGACGGGTTCGACCGAACGGGTATCCGGGTCGATCTCGTCACGGTGGTTGACCTGGCCATAGCCGATCAGCACCGGGGTTTTGGGGTCGACGGGCATGCGACGAATTTATCCTGGCGGCGGCGCGCGCCCCTCCGGCGGTGTGATTACGAGCCGTCGGCGGGCGCGAAGAGCACCTGTTCGGCGATCAGACGGTCGATCTCCTCGGTGCTCATGCCGAGCAGTTTCCGGCAGAGCTCGCGGGTGTCCTGACCGGGCAGCGGCGCGGGACGTTGTGGGGCCGGCGGGATGTGGCGCAACGGCGCCGGCCCGGTCTCGGCGGGCAGCGGCCGCTCGACGAGCGGATGCACCATGTCGCTGAGCAGCTTTCGCTCGATCAGCTGCGGGTCCTCGAGGACGTCCGGCGGGCGATTCATCGGGCCGGCCGCAATGCCGGCCGCCTGCAGCGCCGCGGCGGCTCGTCTCGGAGTTCGCGTGACCGTCCAGGCGGACACCAGCCGAACCAACTCCGCGCGATGGGCCGTCCGCGACTCCCCCGTCGCGAAGCGCGGATCGTCCGCAAGCTGAGGCTGCTCGAGAAGTGCTGTGAGACTGTGCCATTCGCTGTCCGAGCGGATCGAGATGGCGCACCACTCGTCATCGCCGGCGCACGGGTAGACCGCGTGCACGCTGGTGTCGTCGCGGATTTCGGCGACCCCGGCCCCCAACGCGGCCTGGGTGACGTACAGGGTGTCCAGCTGGTTGACGACCACCTCGGCCTGCGAGATGTGCATGTGGGCCGGGTCGCCGGTCCGATCGCGCCGGATCAGGGCGGCCAGCGCGGCGATCGCGGTGACCCGTCCCACGATGTGGTCGGGGAAGATCGTGGTCGCGTCGTAGAACGCATGGCGGGCGCCGGCGGCGCGGGCTTCTTCGGACGCTTCCTCCGATGTCCAGAGACTGGTCACGCCGGTGGTGGCGCGGACCAGTGGGCCGTAACCCATCCGCCTGCTCCACGGCCCGCGGTTGCCGAAGGCGCTGCTGCCCGCGAGCACGATCCGGGGGTTGATCTCGCGCAGCGTGTCGAACGAAAAACCAAGCGAGGTAAGGGTTCCCGGCTTGAAGTTGGCGAACACCGCGTCGGCCTCGGCGACCAGGCGGCGGAAGATCTGTTTACCCTGTTCGCTGCGCAGGTCGAGGCCCAGCGCCAGGTGATTGCGGTGCGTCCAGGCGAACGACTCGCTCATCACCGCGCCGACCCGCGATTGCCGCAGCCCGTCGGGATAGTTGGCGCTTTCGACCTTGATCACCTCGGCGCCCAGGTCCCCATACAGCCGGCTCAGCTCGCCGCCCGCGACGATCACGCCGAGATCGAGAATCCTCAGGTCCTTGAACGGGTGCTCGCCGGCCCGGCCCGACGGTGCCGCCGTCACCGGGTCGGCCAGCCAGCGCGGTTCGTCGGCTCCGGCGGCCGGAGCCGGAGTACGGAAGCCGCAGCGTTCGTCGTCGACGACGAAGTATCCCGTCGGCACGTCGGTGCGCACCCCGGGAACCAGCTCGGCATTGGTGATCGCGCCCACGG
This genomic interval carries:
- the lon gene encoding endopeptidase La, which codes for MSEPKSVPVLFVTATIVLPGMVVPIELDDAARAAIDAARASESGELLIAPRLEDRYPSHGVIAKILQVGRIAGSGGTAAVVRGERRAQIGAGATGPGAALWVEVTEVDDVAVTDEIKALAAEYKKLLLAMLQRREAWQIIDYVNSLTDPSALADTSGYASYLTDVQKRQLLETVDIAERLRVLIDWTSDHLAEVEVNDKIAEDVRDGMEKTQKEFLLRQQLAAIRKELGDGEPDGSDDYRARVEAAELPEKVREAALREVGKLERASDQGPESGWIRTWLDTVLDLPWNVRTEDSTDLKAAREVLDADHHGLDDVKDRIVEYLAVRSRRAQRGLQIVGGRGSGAVMVLAGPPGVGKTSLGESVARALGRKFVRVALGGVRDEAEIRGHRRTYVGALPGRIVRAIGEAGSMNPVVLLDEIDKVGSDYRGDPSAALLEVLDPAQNHTFRDHYLDLDLDLSDVVFLATANVIENIPSALLDRMELVQIDGYTEDDKVAIAREYLLPRQRERAALTADEVTVTDDALRKIAADYTREPGVRQFERLLAKALRKVTTKIADEPVVIDEPDLVDYLGRPRFTPESAERTAVPGVATGLAVTGLGGDVLYIEAGATDGEPGLQLTGQLGDVMKESAQIALSFVRSHAAELGVDPKALDRRIHVHVPAGAVPKDGPSAGVTMVTALVSMATGRQVRSDVGMTGEVTLNGRVLPIGGVKQKLLAAQRAGLSTVFIPQRNEPDLDDVPAEVLDALTVKPMTDVAEIVAQALEPAAQTATVAA
- a CDS encoding cytochrome P450, which translates into the protein MTAHALPAINDVALPTIAYDDARCIDDVHEAIRQAREQGPFALGPLGPEVLTYDLVRTVLRDSRFAMPRGLALAVQGITSGPAWDRACRLIVSMDGAEHRRLRRLVSRAFTPRAAERLRQASSDVIIELVAKQREAGRCDIVADIARSYPVPIICALLGAPRSDWQLFSRWADQIGHVFGGEVAQHTTAILTAWDEFDEYLNDLIARRRHDLSDDVISDLIRAEDEGDRLTHEELISLALILLNGGTDTTRNQLAAAVQAFCDHPDQWDLLARHAELAPRAVEEVMRHSPVILKTLRIAVEDVPLGGIVIPSGTPLFANTAAANRDPAWYDRPECLDITRDAAPAMLTFGGGSHFCLGAHLARVELAEALTVMTQMLSRPRLAADAPWKPISGISGPRRLIVDYTSRPSPG
- a CDS encoding LuxR family transcriptional regulator, coding for MPEVLPTGTVTLLLADVEGSTQLWQAAPDEMAGAVARLDEVLGRIVAEHRGVRPIEQGEGDSFVLAFRRAGDAVACALDIQRAPLAPIKLRIGVHTGDVQLRDEGGYIGTTINKAARLRDLAHGGQTVLSGAAAELAADNLPPDAWMTELGTHRLRGLARADRVVQLCHPDVGAEFPPLRVDNDAAAGRLPVHLTNFVGRRDELAELRNILADNRLLTLTGTGGAGKTRLALQLATTTHAELAGGVWWVDLAPIPHPDVIAVTIALALGLSDQPGRSTLDNIVRFVGDRASLMVVDNCEHLLDGTAAVFIELLARCPHLKVMATSREPIGVAGEVSWRVPSLSVNDDAVALFADRARHARPEFRITEDNVGAVRELCRRLDGLPLAIELAAARVRALSLSEIVEGLNDRFRLLTGGSRTAVRRQQTLLASVDWSHTLLTDEGRTLFHRTSVFAGGFDLEAACLVCGGENAPRFHILDELTLLVDKSLVVVEEGRRGTRYRLLETIRQYAQSKLGASGEGDTVHGRHRDYYLAMATVLDTPQRTDYEQLLDQAELEMDNLRAALGWCLETNDVAQALTLASALVPLWRSRLRIREGQAWFDTVFAEVAPGDEAVIDSAIWARALADGAALGTWLGAADSTQRAEQALAIAREVNDPALLARALTACGLIAGYSSVSGPVARACFEEAGRIARELGDSWRLSQIYAWQGYAAISAGDARGGRAAAEQGRDIAEAIGDVFDSLECRLGIGWGQLMAADVPGAIAHFRAVLADVERARALFLLPACLHGLGSALAWAGQVREARAASHAGIAAETDIGGSLQGIGHSALSTAELAAGDAAAGLIASEASRQQQSPQEVLAANQRARSAEAALATGDVVAARSWADEAISVTGGWHLAYALIVRARAALLDGRSGAADQDVRQALSLAVDCGTYLHVPDALECLAAAVSDQGARADAVRSLGAAAAIRRSRGMVRFAIHDAGYHSLLATLREKLPSSEFDSAWADGEALSIDEAITYATRARGPRLRPDNGWPSLTPAELDVVRLVCDGLGNKDIAARLFVSPRTVQAHLSHVYTKLGLSSRVQLVQEAARHC